The Desulfonatronospira thiodismutans ASO3-1 DNA segment GGAAGCCTGCAGGCTTCACACCCGGGTATAATACGCTTTCGCTGTCCTTCGGAATTATACCGGGCAGGCAGGTGCTCCGCACACACGGCTTAAGAACAAAGAACCCAGGCACCCTGTCAGGCAAAAACCGCCTTCAGGACAGGCACCCCTCTTCAACCGTGAGCGGCAGAGCCGCCCGTGTGCAACGAAGTTGCCAGCCTGCCCCGTTGAATAGCTCAATGAGCTAGCCCGCAGGGCATTCAACTGGGGTGCCAAAAAAATCTTCTCTGGCACGGGAAGCCTTCAGGCTTCACACAGGTGCTCCGCACACACGGTTTTGAAGAATAAAGAGACCAAGCAAGGCATTACCCGCCTGGCAGACAGGCAAATTGACATATCTCCCCCCTGAAGAGTTACGAGCTGCGCATGATGCGCCTTTTCAACCTGGCCGAACGCTGGCAGGTGATTGACAAGGCCCCTACCCGCAACGCCAGAGAGCTAAGCGACCCCGACAGACGCGAGAGATACCTGACAGACGAAGAACTCTACCGGGTACTCGATGCCCTGGATAACTGCCGCAGTACAATAGTGGCGGATATTATCCGCATGCTTCTTCTGACTGGTGCAAGAAAATCCGAGGTTGTTGGAATGCGCTTGGAGGAGCTGGATATGGAAAAGGGATTCTGGAGAATCCCAGCCGCAAGGAACAAGGGCAATAAGTATTTCTCTGTCAATCAGATTTCATTCATCAAGATATCATTAACCTCGCTCTCTTCTATCCCCAAATACCGCATTGTAACCGAGGGACTGCTGTGATTGAACCTCTTGCACAGCAGCTCGTAGCCGACACCATAATGCACCCTCTGGATATACCCGAATGTCTTACGCAGCGTATGGGTCCCGTAGTCACCTCTCAGGTTAATCTGCCTGCACCAGTTTTTCACCATGCGATTAGCGTGTTCTACCGAGATGGCCTTTACGCTTTTTCTGCTCTTGAAGTAGATGTGAGAGTAGTGTAGTTTAGGATGCTGTCTTTATTGCATATTTTAAGGATGTCTTGTCGAATATCAACTTTTAGTCAAAAGTTGGCTTTTTGGGGGCAGTGCTTATATGTTCGTGCTGTGTTTGAGTGTGGATGAAAAAACATCTTGCCTGCCTTTCTCCTTTCA contains these protein-coding regions:
- a CDS encoding tyrosine-type recombinase/integrase; this translates as MMRLFNLAERWQVIDKAPTRNARELSDPDRRERYLTDEELYRVLDALDNCRSTIVADIIRMLLLTGARKSEVVGMRLEELDMEKGFWRIPAARNKGNKYFSVNQISFIKISLTSLSSIPKYRIVTEGLL